GGCAATGGTTTGCCAAATTCTCCGAGGCCATACAATCAGCTGGTTATGAACAGTCAAAAGCCGATTATTCTCTCTTCATCAGAAAGCAAGGCAAGTCATTTACTGTTCTTTTGATATATGTAGACGATATCTTAATTACTGGTAATGATCCCGTGAGCATAGCTGATATCAAGAAATTCCTGCATAGAAAATTTCATCTTAAAGATCTTGGTAAACTGAGATATTTCCTTGGTATTGAGATTTCCACATCCAAAGCTGGTACTTTTATCTCTCAACGAAAATACGCATTGGAAATTATTAAGGATGCAGGTTTGCTGGGAGCAGCTCCCATCAATACTCCTATGGAACGCAACCTAAAATTGTCTGATAAAAGTGAGTTACTCAAAAATCCAGAGCGATATAGGCGATTGGTTGGGAGGTTGATATACCTCACGGTTTCAAGGCCAGATATTACATATTCTGTTCACATATTAAGCAGGTTCATGCACCAACCCCGAAAGGATCATTGGGAATCAGCTTTACGGGTGGTGAGATATCTGAAATCTGCTCCTGGTCAAGGCCTCTTCTTCTCCGCAACCAGTGATCTCAGACTGCGAGCTTACTCTGATTCTGATTGGGCAGGATGCCCACTTACGAGAAGATCGACCACAGGATACTGCGTATTCCTAGGTCCTCACTGATTTCATGGCGATCAAAACGACAAAAGACAGTGTCTCTATCTTCGGctgaagcagaatatcgtgctaTGACAGGAGCTTGTTGCGAATTAACGTGGCTTCGTTGCTTACTTAAAGATTTGGGTGTGTTGCATCAACAATCAGCATTATTGTATTGTGATAATAAGGCCGCGATACACATTGCAGCGAATCCTATTTTTCATGAACGGACGAGACATATAGAAATGGACTGTCATTTTATAAGGGATAAGATTCAAGATGGTTCTGTAGAAACAAGATTTGTGAGTTCTGAAAATCAGCTAGCCGACATTTTGACTAAGCCATTGGGAAAGGAATTCTTCATTCCTATGGTCCGCAAGTTGGGATTGCAAGACATCCactctccaacttgagggggagtgttggaAGGTTAATCTGCTGCAATATGTTTAACAGTTATTGTTCatgtatttatttccttttatgatTCATTAAATGTAAATCAAATCTCTTAGAATTCTGCATTATTGTAGCATTGaatagctttattatttttaacagttACTCATGTAATCATCTGTATATATTTCTCTCCAAAGgttcaataaaatataactttgcAGATTCAATCTCTTCTTATTCGATTTACAAAAGGTGACTCAATCTCTGAAACATAAGAGAGTCCCTCAAAATCATGGCCTCCGCTACGGACTCTAAGGTGAATTCCGAGCTGCTTAGAGCAAATAACAACAGCTTGGATGTAGAGATTCTCGAGACTGAATTTCAGAAACCTATCCTGAAGTGCACGTGAAACTATAAACAGAGATAGGAGTAGGACCAGAAGCATTGAAAGTATCGAAGAACTTGAAGGCACCATTTTGCTTGCTTTCTTGCTTCTTTGGGTTGTCTTCAAGAATTGAAGTCTCAAGGTGCTCTTATAGAGGAGCTGTGAGGAGTTGATCGTAAATTGGTTTAATCACTACATTATCCTAGAAATATAATATTACTCTCAATTCTTTGCTgtaaaatgtttaattatgaTTCTAAACAATTGATATAACTGggatcttaaattttttacgTTAAAACTTTTTGAGAATTTATTTGCatcaaacaattaatataaattatattatattttgagatttcaCTATTAACTTAAATTAGTAGATTTATATGGTTCTTTGATAAgatattagatttttaatgaccaaataattataagttcgtatcttattatctttatttttttatataaaaattaaatatggacTTTGATTGGACTTTGATTGTTGATTGTTTAGACAAAAcaagatgaaaagaaagaagggaaggGGTATAATGGATGAAGAAAGGGGAAGTTGTATGCTTGTGTTGTATTATATATACGAGAGtatattcatctttttattttattttaagctttGAATTGaccaagaatataaaaaatgtaaagtgtaatttttaaaaaataaaagtaaaatgaaaaataataattaaactataatttatacacaACGGTGGAAGTACTATTAGTGAAAGTAATGAATTTAGAGATCAATCCAAAACCtttaatgaattatatttattatgctAAAGAAcacaaaatatgaaattaataaagaaaatttaaaaaaaaagagatggaagaataaaatgaaatgtCAAGGGATAATTAGAAAagcgaaaaaataaaaagtttgatgaAAACAGTGGCAAAACCGCCAAATTAACCTCAAGAATGGTGTTTCCTTGTTgatcatttttattctaaacATTTTTCAACATTCTTCTTCAACAAATTCAACTATTTAATGCAaagcttttatttataataaaaaaaaccgcaAGACAGCATGATTGCACCACATGACATTTCTTTATTTAgctaaagtattaaaaaaaaaaaaaaaaaaaaaaaaaaagagtccctGCTCCAATCATGACTTGTGAGAATAGTGATCCAACTAAGCTTTGCTGGAGATGAATTCCACTTCAATTTCTTTATCTCATGTGCAGTGGAAGAGGTGGGATGCTTTGTTCGTGCCTGAAGAAATTATCAGGATCAACTTTGGTCTTCACATGCACCAACCTGTAGAGGTTACCCTTGAAGTAGTTGGTACCAAAAGCACTCGCTTCGACCAAACTTGCGTTAGAATTTCTGTTCATGCCCAGATCAAGATCCCTGTAATTAGCATATGCTTCCCTAGGATTCTTTGAGACATAAGGTGTCATGTAACTGTAAACCCTCCTAGTCCAATTTATATGCTCTGCAACGTTTTCCGTTGGATCTTGCCAGCTGGACCAGTAAAGGATCATGAACTTGGTACCTTTTCTATGAGGAAAAGGAGTCTGAGATTCTGAAATTCGGTTCATCATTCCACCGTAAGGAGTGAACACTACTAGAGGACTCTCTGCTTCAAATAACTTCTCCCAtaacccttcaagtgccttttcAGGTATGGGTTTTCTGGCATAGTCAGATTTGCCTTTGAAGTAGGCCCTGTCCATGTTAATTCTTTGAAGGAGAACTTCAGGAGGAGTATTATTTGCAAAGCCTGACATATATACAGTAGAATTGATCCAGTTTGTTTCGATACAATCCTGTCGTGTCAAACCCAATTCAGGGAAGCTGTGTTTCATTACCTGGAGAAGCCTGTTGGCGTCACCAAGAAACATGGCATTGTAAGAGGTGGTGATAGTTCTTTTACCTTGCCTACTGACATTGGCTGTCCGAATTTGAACTCTGATGAAAAGATCCTCGTCTAGTTGATCTGCAATTTGTTGCCATCTGTAGAGGAGTTTAGTTGCACCTTGTTCTAACGTCCTTGTAACTGTGAATACTGTCACAGCTGATGGTACAGGAACTAATTTTACCTTCCAGGCGGTGACGATTCCGAAGCTGCCACCTGCGCCTCCTCTGATGGCCCAAAAAAGATCTTCTCCCATGGCTTTTCGGTCTAGAAGTCTTCCATGAACATCAATTATATGTGCATCAACGACATTGTCGACTGCAAGGCCATATTTTCGCAGCATGGCACCATATGCACCTCCTGAAATGTGCCCGCCCATACCTAAACTTGTGCAAGTACCAGCTGGGAAGCCATGAGTGTTGCTTTTATCAGAAATTCTGTAGTAAAATTCTCCATTGGTGGCACCCGCCTGAACCCACGCGCTGTTGTGCTCAATATCAACGCTGATGGACCGGAGCTTGACAAGGTCCACAACAATGAAAGGTGACTCAATTTCTGAAACATAAGAGAGTCCCTCAAAATCATGGCCTCCGCTACGGACTCTAAGGTGAATTCCAAGCTGCTTAGAGCAAATAACAACAGCTTGGATGTGAGATTCTTGTAAAGGAGTGAAGATAAACTCAGGTTTCGGTACTGAAGGCAAGGTGAACCTGAGGTTTTGAGCAGAATATTGTAAAACACTACTGAAGGAAGAGTTTTTCGGAGTATACAAGACagtggaaaaaggaaaggatgaTTCTGAAGTTCTTGAGAGACATTTCAGAAACCTATCCTGAAGTGCATGTGAAACTATAAATGGAGATAGGAGTAGGACCAGAAGGATTGAAAGTAAGGGAGAACTTGAAGGCACCATTTTGCTTGCTTTCTTGCTTCTTTGGCTTGTCTTCAAGAATTGAAGTCTCAAGGTGCTCTTATAGAGGAGCTGTGAGGAGTTGATCGTAAATTGGTTTAATCTTTGCATTATCctagaaattaatataattttactcTCAAGTCTTTGTAgtaaaatgtttaattatgaCATTAGAGTTGAATTGTGATTCTAAACAATTGATATATATGTGATCtttaaaaaagttatcaatTGTAGTAAAACTCTTCTCATATAGTTAGGAAAAATGAAACcaattatgaaactaaattctcaattaatccaatatttaaggatgaaaaaaaactaatttaaaaatattaaacttgtcaGACTCCCAAATCAAGTCAATTAGCCAAACCTATAAGTTGGTCTATGTActttattaagtttaataacatgactttttttataaaaaaatttcttatctatgaaaaaagaatagataataaaaacactctaagttcaattaaaaaaaggtcaCCTCACCAAACTCATAAACTAGAGCAACTCAAGTTACTCTAGAAAACATACAAACCATGTTAGCCTTATAGAgcggtaaaataaaaataaacaaattatgaagtcaaaTTCTTAATCTtcccaatattaaaagaagaaatcgacaaaaagattttaaaaaaaatcataacaaaaattaaaaaaagaaaaaagaaaaaagaaaaaagaaagaaagcaaaatactgttaattactattatcattCACAGTGCAATGTGTTCCTcacaccctttaattttttttactttataaagtttaataatataattttttgctaaaagtatttttgttaaCTATGtgagaaaacaaataaactataaaaaaatcaagttcaattaaaaaaaaaaagacctatcAAACTTTCAAACCGAGACAATCTAGGTTACCTTGGCAAACCCATAAACCACACTAACCttatatacaagaaaaaaaattatgaaactaaatttttaacaatcttaattttaaaagataaaattgatataaataaaaattaaaagattataatagaaatttaaaaaacaaaaataaaatactatgaCTATTATAATCCACAACGATGTTAAGTTAACAATGATTTGCAAcgtattaattttatatacttcataaaatattttgaaaagtttgaAATGACAAGGAATGTAGTCAAagcaatcaaattgaaaagctgcctaaaaacatttagaaataaGTAATTTTAAATTCGGTCAGTTTGACAAGTGTTTCGGAGACGCAGCCAAAGAAATGTAAGAATAAAGAAAacagaattttaaaaagaaaaaatcatagaCAGACTctaattcatgattttaatatctttttaatattctaccctaaaaaaattacaattcaactAATAGGCTTGAAACTAACCTTCACAAAATATAAATAGTCGAgttttaattcatataaaaagtaGCAtggaatccaaaaataaaactaaaaattcaaaattaattagacaATTAATAAAACTGCAACTTCATAAGCtcattttaagaatttttagatatcgttaattacaaaatttattaaattaattgatatacATACAAGCTAATTTTGATAAtcacatcaattaaaaaaaaaaccttttaaatccAATCTCGTTATAAACGATTTAacctcttatattttttaaccaaattcaATCCCAATCCAAtgttaatcaaatcaaattaagtttCTTCTTTGACTTTAACCCGTAAAAACGgcattattgaaaaattagcaGTTTGCGCAAAGAATTATTGGCTCTCTGTcatatcttaaaaacaaaatactcaCATGTAAAAGATCTTAAAACTATTAGGTGCATGCAATTGtatgttgaattgttttttgtcAATCTTTTGAAAAGTTTAAAATGACAAGGTGCATGCAAGTAGGCGAAGCAATCAAGTTTGAAAAAGTTGCCTGAAGCCGCATTAATCTCAAATTTGGCCACTGAGTTGGGTTTAACTTGAAAACTAGGGAATGACAATATCTAAGCAGGTTTACATTTCACCCAAGCTAATTAATTTGTCAATTGCTCAATCTTGATTTTGTCCATGGCctaacctttatatatataatatataataataataatagagagTATATTGAAAAGactataaaatcaataatcaaagtaaaatacagagacataaaaaaaaaaaaaaaaaacttcaaaaaaaaactgatttattacaacaaaaataaaaaaaattacataagattttttattacacCACAATTTGATTCCATGAGAAAATCTTAAGAGGTCATTTTCTGTATAAATGAAGTTTGAATCCAGAATAAACAACCAAATAACAACTTGatgaaagatgatgaagaaaaaagaaaacaagtttatAGTTCTctcatcataaataatttttctcctTGACAACAAAATATTCCAAGTAATATTACTGAAGATTAGTCTTCAAACTAACTTTTAGAATTTATCTTTCACCATTCTAGCCATCCATGGCCTAACCTTGTAGAACAACTTGTTCCACTAAGATAAATTATTACATATCCAAAGCTGACACCATTgaattaaaatcatcaaataaaattacaacttgTGAAGCCCCAAGAAAACGATGTccagaaaaaaccaaataatcTACCCCACCATAAATCCAACCAACTAGGCTCTTACGAAGCCATAAAATATCATACTCTTTTGAGCCAAGAATCACCTGATTCACAGCAGGAAGATTAGCAACAAGAGGCACCATATCTAAAGAGTGTTCTAGAGGAATAGTGTCGGCAGACAGAGTCCCCCTGACTAGACTCAATTTGATTGGTATCTGAACtcatattgatcaaaatattgtCTAGCCAGCATTCTTCGTCCCCTCATAAAATATTGTAGATGGTCCtgtatactttttaaaaaaatttattttgattcttaagattttattttatgcaatttgatcttgattgaaggccaattgatttggattttttaggCAAAGGATGAATTGGAAGGATtgggaccaaaattaaaaagacaccAAACATGGATGATGCGCTAGAAGTTTTGGAAAAGATATACTTTGGtcctttaactttaaaaataactaaaattatacaattttggtgttttgattttcttgcaatttaattttgatacaataaattatttttgttattttttagtttctggtTAAGAGAGAGTAGATAGAGAGGTCATTAGATAGAGAAAAATGATGTTGACACTAATTTAGGCTACTAGAATGATTGATATTTATGTCAAATGGTTCCATTTGATAAGTGGAGTTCatatcatgtgtttttttttttttaccttttaatgTTGTGAAAATACAGATATGAGTTTTGTTTGCATAGTTTTACAATGTCATAGATAGATTTATTACGGTTTCTAAGgtgtttttggtaaaaaaaacataaatcttaattttttggatatttGGTGATTAATTGCAGATATCAAATATTCGAGGACCATTTGGGATAAAATTCCAAGTTATTTCCAGAATTTTGTGAACATTACGAAAAGTAATTTTAAGGTAtactataatataaaaacttgaCTCCTCGGAGAAAAAACTTGTATAATGACACAAAAATAAGCATTCAATAAATGAATAgccaattatttaattttggattATAGTGTATGGAGGACAAGGAAAGGCTGAATATAGATTTAGTAAAGTGGAGGGGgcaaatttttgatttttgagggAGGATTTTAGAAATTCTTTAAACTTGGGGGGTGTCAATGCCACCCCTAAATCCATCCGTGAGGACAAGATTAACAagggatattaaaaaaaaaacaaaatcccttTAAATGTGCAATCAAGATTagactaaaatatttaaaatataaagttgaGGGTCCAAAATGAAATTAACCGCAAAAACTGCATTCAGAACCCGGTGAAATTAATCCATGAGCCTTGTGAGGTAGCTAGCAAGCAATGAGCTTAAATCCTTTGGAAAAACTAATTTCACTAAGCATCTATCAACATTTTAGACCTTAAATATTCATGTGAGAAGTGAATTTACtcttcatattattattttatgtttttattaaaaaaaatcccaaaataaTTGGTTTCAAATTAGATTGTTGTTTCAAAGCACACCAAAAAAGATTTAATCTCATCATGGGAAAACCTAAATTATAAATACTCtaatcattgaaaagaaaaataataataaaaaaaggatcttgaattttttttgcttcatcatctgtaataataaaaaagatttaccAAATGGGCTTTATCCGTTTCAGGATAGGCACAGAGACccaaataatgatttattttattgtaacaaAATAGTCTATCTGACAAGTCCAGTCCAATCCTTAAGCTctaaatcagtaaaaaaaagaacagaaaaaacgTACCTATCTTACAGCTCCTTGAGATGCTTCAAACCTGGCATCGTCTCCCCAAACACAAAGAGAGTAGTtgtggttttatatatatatatatatatatatatatatatatatatatatatatatatagtaaacttCAAGTTTTAATGATTATAATTTACTTATTTGTATGCATGACCCTgctgagaattaaaaaaaaatacataaaaaagaatatttaggTTGTAGAGAAGTTGTTGATATtgtaattaaacttaaaaatacagtccttaaaaaaatctattataataattttttattaatgtatttctTGTTTATCTCAATGAATGCACAGTTTTAAGAGAAGTGTGAATGGGCGATAggcattgcattttttttttattacagtctttttttcttaaaaaaaaaaaataataatcataaatatgaCCTCTAGATTTAAATATGCACATGACCAACTAAATTATTTGCATGAAAATTGTTGTcatgtgaaataaaataaatacatcatgtggaataaataaatatactaacCTGCTTCAATTTATTATAAGGAGTCagtttttttagagtttaatGATGGAgaaatatatcatattatacAGTCCAAGATTCAACGGatcatccaatatatatatatatatatacacacaccagATTTGAACCTccaacatttaaattttttgcttttctcaGAAATTCTGTAGTAAAGTTCGTCATTCGTGGCTCCCGCCTGAACCCACGCGCTGTTGTGCTCAATATCAACGCTGATGGACCGTAGCTTTGCAAGGTCTACAACAATGAAAGATGTCTTAATTTCTGATACATAAGAGAGTCCCTCACCATGGCCTCCGCTACGGACTCTAAGGTGAATTTCAAGCTGCTTAGAGCAAATAACAACAGCTTGCATGTGAGATTCTTTTAAACGGGTGAAGATAAACTCGGGTTTCGGTACTGACGGCAAGGTGAACCTGAGGTtttgagcagaagattgtaagaCACTAGTGAAAGAAGAGTTTTGTGGAGCATACAAGACagtggaaaaaggaaaggagtaGGACCACAACTATTGAAAGTATGGAAGATCTTGAAGGCACCATTTTTCCTGCTTTCTTACCTTTCTGGCTTGCCTTCAAGAATTGATGTCTCAAGGAGTTCTTTTATAGAGGAGCTATGAACAATCAAcaggaaattaaattattttgtagcTGGTTTTGTGCAATGAGATATTTACTTGTGATATTACAATGggattatataaatttgaatGATTCAtattccaatcatattatacatatagtcaaaattgaataaatgtAGCAATATAGTCAAACTTTTAGACTTTAGATGTTTAATTAAGTAAACACAtcttccaatcatattatacaTATCGTTATAGCTAAAGTGAATAAATCAACAAATTGAGGATTGATTTGGAAATTAACATATTTTGGcgccattttcttttaaatgaaattgcaAGTTCTGTTCAAAATGATGCACTTTCatgttctattaaaaaaaaaaaaccaaaatagtaTCGTTTTGAATGACACTgtatatcttcttcttccctgacGTGCAAAGGCAAGGGAAGAAGgtttttcttccccttctttGCAGCACCTATATTCCCTCTTTCTCCCTGTCCTCACTTGTCTAAACCCTAACTCAACACACGCCCCTCACCTGCCACCATGATGAAGATTAGGTAGGGAAGCCATGCTCTGCGGCTAAGGCGACTACACAAAGGCCACCCCTACCACCCCACCTTGTCTCTATGATTGGAAAGAGGTAGGGTAGCTCTCACTTCCCCTATCATATAAATACCCCACTCAATAGGCCAAGAGCAGGGaggtaaagaaaaaacaaaggaaataaaaaagagagatgaaAGATAGAGATACTCAAACAAAGAGAAGGagggaagaaaaagaacaaaacaaaccaaagaaaaaaaatagagaaacggAGACAGAGGTAGAGAACATAGGGATTGGGAAGGAATAAGaagtaaaggaaaaggaaagacagAAAAAGAGTgcgagaaataaaagaaaaaaaaacgagggaagaagaaacacacaaaataaaggaaaaaagaagaagaatagtcATTTGTAACAGTCGTCCACTGCAACATCATCGCCATCGAGAGCCACCAGCACCGTTAATGCCGTCAGCAGGTGTGCCCCCCCCGCTTCTCCTTCTTCTGCTTATTTTCTTGTCTTCACTGCCGTGTAAAGTGAATAGTAAAGAGTTGTTCCACTGTTAACGGGGTCGGACAACGCCGATCCAAACCAAAATGGATGGGCTGGGTTTGGCCCAAtctgaaagggaaaaaacatcTGGTGGGCCAAATCGACTCAACCCCAATACCTTGGGCCAAACTCAGCTTAATTTATTATAGGCTGATTTTGGCCCAGTCGGGATGGGCTTAGCCCAGTGTAATTGGGCCAATCCAATTccaatatattgatataataatgtatataatataatataatataatattatatgttaaaaaaaagtttttttaaaaaaaaaatatccaaatcctttgaaaaacttctttgggattttctcacaagttttttttttttttttttttatcattttgggttaatg
This is a stretch of genomic DNA from Populus alba chromosome 11, ASM523922v2, whole genome shotgun sequence. It encodes these proteins:
- the LOC118040850 gene encoding monolignol oxidoreductase AtBBE-like 13 encodes the protein MVPSSSPLLSILLVLLLSPFIVSHALQDRFLKCLSRTSESSFPFSTVLYTPKNSSFSSVLQYSAQNLRFTLPSVPKPEFIFTPLQESHIQAVVICSKQLGIHLRVRSGGHDFEGLSYVSEIESPFIVVDLVKLRSISVDIEHNSAWVQAGATNGEFYYRISDKSNTHGFPAGTCTSLGMGGHISGGAYGAMLRKYGLAVDNVVDAHIIDVHGRLLDRKAMGEDLFWAIRGGAGGSFGIVTAWKVKLVPVPSAVTVFTVTRTLEQGATKLLYRWQQIADQLDEDLFIRVQIRTANVSRQGKRTITTSYNAMFLGDANRLLQVMKHSFPELGLTRQDCIETNWINSTVYMSGFANNTPPEVLLQRINMDRAYFKGKSDYARKPIPEKALEGLWEKLFEAESPLVVFTPYGGMMNRISESQTPFPHRKGTKFMILYWSSWQDPTENVAEHINWTRRVYSYMTPYVSKNPREAYANYRDLDLGMNRNSNASLVEASAFGTNYFKGNLYRLVHVKTKVDPDNFFRHEQSIPPLPLHMR